Proteins from a genomic interval of Chroococcidiopsis thermalis PCC 7203:
- a CDS encoding response regulator transcription factor — translation MPLTILVVDDDPGTRLAISDYLEMAGYSVITAADGQQGLDMVETYRPHLMVTDIVMPRMNGYQLVRSVRQHPSFRLLPVIFLTERNKTEERIQGYQSGADLYLPKPFELQELGAAIRNLLERSQMIQSEYRLSQEEGLRPQTTATAIVEKLDFPFHLTQREQEVLVMLTHGLSNAQIGSQLHLSPRTVEKYVSNLLRKTETNNRAELVGYAMKHRLVE, via the coding sequence ATGCCTCTGACTATTCTTGTTGTTGATGACGATCCTGGGACTCGTCTGGCTATCAGTGATTATCTTGAGATGGCTGGTTACTCAGTCATTACGGCTGCTGATGGGCAACAAGGCTTGGATATGGTCGAGACTTATCGCCCTCATTTGATGGTGACAGATATTGTAATGCCGCGCATGAATGGCTATCAATTGGTACGGAGTGTCAGACAACACCCTTCATTTCGACTGCTGCCAGTCATTTTTTTAACAGAACGTAACAAAACTGAAGAGCGAATTCAAGGCTATCAGTCGGGAGCAGATCTTTACCTACCTAAACCGTTTGAGTTACAAGAACTAGGAGCGGCAATCCGCAATTTGTTGGAGCGATCGCAAATGATCCAATCAGAGTATCGCCTATCCCAGGAAGAAGGTTTGCGTCCCCAGACAACCGCAACGGCGATCGTCGAAAAACTTGATTTTCCCTTCCACCTCACCCAACGCGAGCAGGAGGTGTTAGTCATGCTCACTCACGGTCTTTCCAACGCTCAAATTGGCAGCCAGCTCCACCTCAGTCCCCGCACGGTAGAAAAATACGTTAGCAATCTCCTGCGCAAAACAGAAACCAACAACCGAGCCGAACTCGTCGGTTATGCCATGAAGCATCGGTTGGTTGAATAA
- a CDS encoding low molecular weight protein-tyrosine-phosphatase, with the protein MTDKKQLSKIICMYKLLFVCLGNICRSPAAENIMNHLIDRHQLSDRVVCDSAGTGGYHVGSPPDRRMTFAAANRLGIQLCGRARQLQKSDLVEFDLILAMDRENYYDILALDFSGKYRDKVHLMCDFCTAHTIKEVPDPYYGGAEGFNQVIDLLLDACNGLLDRVKQEIVDSEQ; encoded by the coding sequence TATGTATAAGTTACTTTTTGTCTGCCTGGGAAATATCTGCCGTTCTCCAGCGGCAGAAAATATTATGAACCATCTGATCGATCGCCATCAGTTAAGCGATCGCGTTGTTTGCGATTCTGCTGGTACGGGTGGCTATCATGTTGGCAGTCCGCCAGACCGTCGCATGACATTTGCAGCAGCTAATCGGCTGGGAATTCAGCTATGCGGTCGAGCGCGCCAGTTGCAAAAATCAGATTTGGTGGAATTCGATCTAATTTTGGCAATGGATCGAGAAAATTACTACGATATTCTGGCGCTAGATTTCAGTGGTAAATACCGCGATAAAGTGCATTTGATGTGTGACTTTTGTACCGCGCATACCATAAAAGAAGTGCCTGACCCCTACTACGGTGGTGCAGAGGGTTTCAACCAGGTAATTGACCTCCTACTTGATGCCTGTAACGGACTGCTCGATCGCGTCAAACAGGAAATTGTAGACAGCGAACAGTGA
- a CDS encoding tryptophan 2,3-dioxygenase family protein, with amino-acid sequence MSESYQPLPPLDPSLDISKNHYWNYHNIEALISCKKTLTASKDEDLFISIHQICELAFHQMIIDMERVLDALSKALDTDLVISATSEVCYFFQRVLRLYEVVNTTMPILNTMRAFVEFRTSIGPTSGFQSVQFRQLEIMSGVRKYWVGGTKDSEGKLHIAETEFDRKYGDRITQWFEHYKEHNLAHYYDFLISRAIGDTQAEKVAHLRTYPDANAVLTFLQAYDKCQTQFHQGHLGLAIQQLKIVGVEVGTGGTSFKDYLAKYHREEAPLFPGLS; translated from the coding sequence ATGTCTGAATCTTATCAACCTCTACCTCCTCTCGATCCTAGTTTGGATATCAGCAAAAATCATTATTGGAATTATCACAACATTGAAGCGCTAATTAGTTGTAAAAAAACTCTAACTGCTTCAAAAGATGAAGATTTGTTTATTTCCATACATCAAATCTGCGAACTTGCTTTCCATCAAATGATTATTGACATGGAACGGGTGTTAGATGCTTTATCAAAGGCATTAGATACGGATTTAGTTATTAGTGCTACTAGCGAAGTGTGTTATTTCTTTCAAAGAGTATTGCGACTGTATGAGGTTGTTAATACTACCATGCCGATTCTCAACACTATGCGAGCATTTGTCGAATTTCGGACTAGCATTGGTCCTACAAGTGGCTTTCAATCAGTTCAATTTCGGCAGTTAGAAATTATGAGCGGAGTGAGAAAATATTGGGTAGGTGGGACTAAAGATTCTGAAGGTAAGTTACATATTGCCGAGACTGAATTCGATCGCAAATATGGCGATCGCATTACTCAATGGTTCGAGCATTATAAAGAACATAACTTAGCACATTATTACGATTTCCTCATAAGTCGTGCTATAGGTGACACGCAAGCTGAGAAAGTTGCCCATTTACGCACTTATCCTGATGCCAATGCAGTTCTCACCTTTTTGCAAGCCTACGATAAATGTCAGACTCAATTTCATCAAGGACATTTAGGCTTGGCAATTCAACAACTTAAAATTGTTGGAGTAGAAGTCGGGACTGGGGGTACGTCTTTTAAAGATTATTTAGCGAAATATCACAGGGAAGAAGCGCCATTGTTTCCAGGGTTGAGCTAA
- the ychF gene encoding redox-regulated ATPase YchF yields MLRAGIVGLPNVGKSTLFNALVANAKAEAANFPFCTIEPNVGVVAVPDERLKVLAEISNSAQIVPTRVEFVDIAGLVEGASQGEGLGNQFLSHIREVDAIVHVVRCFENDDIIHVAGSVDPVRDIEVINLELGLADLAQIERRSDRARKLARTSKEAQLELTVLDKLTEALNLGKPARQVSLTDEEAVLIKGLGLLTAKPVIYAANVSEDDLSTGNQWVEKVRQFAASDKAQVVIVSAQVESELVEIPEEERAEFLATLGVEEGGLKSLIRATYELLGLRTYFTTGPKETRAWTITAGMVAPQAAGVIHSDFERGFIRAETVAYDDLVANGSMNGAKEKGLVRSEGKEYIVKEGDVMLFRFNV; encoded by the coding sequence ATGCTCAGAGCCGGAATTGTCGGACTGCCTAATGTCGGCAAATCTACATTGTTTAATGCTTTAGTTGCCAATGCCAAAGCGGAAGCAGCTAATTTTCCTTTTTGTACAATTGAACCAAATGTGGGCGTGGTTGCCGTACCAGACGAACGATTAAAGGTGCTTGCCGAAATTTCTAACTCCGCGCAAATCGTGCCTACGCGGGTTGAGTTTGTCGATATTGCGGGTTTGGTCGAAGGTGCAAGTCAGGGAGAAGGACTAGGCAATCAATTTCTGTCCCACATCCGCGAAGTTGATGCCATCGTTCATGTCGTGCGTTGTTTCGAGAATGACGATATCATTCACGTCGCTGGTTCTGTCGATCCGGTGCGAGACATTGAGGTGATTAATTTAGAACTGGGTTTAGCAGATTTAGCTCAAATCGAACGTAGAAGCGATCGCGCCCGCAAGCTAGCTCGAACCAGCAAAGAAGCTCAGCTAGAATTAACTGTGTTAGATAAACTGACAGAAGCTCTCAATCTAGGTAAACCAGCGCGTCAAGTTAGTCTAACTGATGAAGAAGCTGTTTTAATTAAAGGGTTGGGATTGCTCACAGCTAAACCAGTCATTTATGCCGCAAATGTATCGGAGGACGATCTGTCAACTGGAAACCAATGGGTGGAAAAAGTCAGACAGTTTGCAGCCTCTGATAAAGCACAGGTGGTTATAGTTTCAGCACAAGTGGAATCGGAATTAGTCGAGATCCCCGAAGAAGAACGAGCCGAATTTCTTGCCACATTAGGGGTAGAAGAAGGCGGCTTAAAATCTTTAATTCGCGCTACCTATGAATTACTCGGTTTGCGTACCTACTTTACTACAGGTCCAAAAGAAACTCGTGCTTGGACAATTACCGCAGGAATGGTAGCACCGCAAGCTGCTGGAGTCATTCACTCTGATTTTGAGCGCGGTTTTATTCGCGCTGAAACGGTGGCTTACGACGATTTAGTAGCCAATGGCTCGATGAATGGAGCCAAAGAGAAAGGCTTAGTCCGTAGTGAAGGAAAAGAATACATCGTCAAGGAAGGGGACGTGATGCTGTTTCGGTTTAACGTGTAG
- a CDS encoding M14 family metallopeptidase, with translation MPEVRFDKYYRYADLTEIVRAYAREFPQFLRLQSIGKSYEGRDIWLLTVTNFATGDDVDKPALWIDGNIHATELAPSSACLYLLQTLVTGYGTQPEIARCLDTRVFYICPRVNPDGAELALANKPKFIRSSTRPYPHQGEREDGLVMTDMDGDGRILQMRILDPNGAWKVCPTEPRLLIPREPTETGGQYYRILPEGEIENYNGIQIDIPPPKEGLDLNRNFPSGWRQEQEQMGAGPYPASEAEVRSLVDFITSHLNITGAIAFHTFSGVILRPYSHQSDDELPTKDLRVYQRIGDKATEITQYPAVSVFHEFRYDPKDFITGAFDDWAYEHQGVFAWTVEIWSPQRQAGIKEYKFIDWYREHPFEDDLTMLRWSDEVLGGKGYIDWYPFEHPQLGQVELGGWDAMYAWSNPPPQFLEKELARFPEWLVWHLLISPQLEIYEASISHLGGSNYRIRFAVQNTGWLPTYVTERAMDKKLVRGCLCAIELPEGAKLVTGKLREDVGQLEGRAYQPSAPLRRQADSTSDRALVEWVVYAPDDGTVFKLTARHDRAGVVNCQLSAIGDQ, from the coding sequence ATGCCAGAAGTCCGGTTCGATAAGTACTATCGCTATGCAGATTTGACCGAGATTGTCCGCGCATACGCCCGAGAATTTCCGCAATTTTTACGCCTGCAAAGCATTGGTAAAAGCTATGAAGGCAGAGATATTTGGCTATTAACAGTTACCAATTTCGCGACGGGCGACGATGTAGATAAGCCTGCTTTGTGGATAGATGGTAACATTCACGCTACCGAACTCGCGCCTTCAAGTGCTTGCTTATATTTACTGCAAACATTGGTGACTGGCTACGGTACTCAACCTGAGATCGCCCGTTGCTTGGATACTCGCGTATTTTATATCTGTCCTCGCGTCAACCCTGATGGTGCTGAGTTGGCTTTGGCAAACAAACCAAAGTTTATTCGTTCTAGCACTCGTCCTTATCCTCACCAGGGAGAACGAGAAGATGGGCTAGTGATGACAGATATGGACGGAGATGGGCGAATTCTACAAATGAGAATACTAGATCCGAATGGTGCTTGGAAAGTTTGCCCAACTGAACCGCGTTTATTAATTCCACGGGAACCGACAGAAACGGGCGGACAATATTATCGCATCCTCCCAGAGGGAGAAATTGAAAACTACAACGGTATCCAGATTGACATTCCACCACCGAAAGAAGGACTTGACTTAAACCGCAATTTCCCTAGTGGATGGCGACAAGAGCAAGAGCAAATGGGAGCTGGACCCTATCCTGCCTCAGAAGCAGAAGTGCGATCGCTAGTTGATTTTATTACGAGTCATCTCAATATTACAGGGGCGATCGCCTTTCATACTTTTAGTGGTGTTATCCTGCGCCCCTACAGCCATCAAAGCGACGACGAGTTACCTACTAAAGATTTGCGCGTTTATCAACGCATCGGTGATAAAGCCACAGAAATCACTCAATACCCTGCTGTCTCAGTCTTTCACGAATTTCGCTACGATCCCAAAGACTTTATTACAGGTGCATTTGACGATTGGGCTTACGAACATCAAGGGGTATTTGCCTGGACGGTAGAAATTTGGAGTCCGCAGCGTCAAGCCGGAATTAAAGAGTATAAATTCATCGACTGGTACAGGGAACACCCCTTTGAAGATGACTTAACCATGCTGCGTTGGAGCGATGAAGTTTTAGGTGGTAAGGGTTATATCGATTGGTATCCCTTCGAGCATCCTCAACTCGGTCAAGTCGAACTAGGAGGCTGGGATGCAATGTATGCCTGGTCAAATCCTCCCCCGCAGTTTTTGGAAAAAGAGCTTGCGCGTTTTCCCGAGTGGTTGGTATGGCACTTGTTAATCTCACCTCAGTTGGAAATCTATGAGGCGAGTATCAGTCACTTAGGCGGTTCTAACTACCGCATCCGCTTTGCCGTTCAAAATACAGGTTGGCTACCTACCTACGTTACCGAAAGAGCAATGGATAAAAAACTGGTACGGGGTTGTCTATGTGCAATCGAGCTACCAGAAGGGGCAAAATTGGTAACGGGTAAATTGCGAGAAGATGTAGGACAACTCGAAGGACGCGCCTACCAACCTTCTGCACCCCTAAGAAGACAAGCCGATTCCACAAGCGATCGCGCTTTAGTTGAATGGGTAGTATACGCGCCTGATGATGGTACGGTATTCAAATTAACTGCTCGTCACGATCGCGCCGGAGTCGTCAACTGTCAGTTATCAGCGATCGGTGACCAGTGA
- a CDS encoding WGxxGxxG family protein, whose amino-acid sequence MKIAALSKIISAGVLAFSLTALPVSAQTTTTPDSGTTTTQPTVVDDDVDDRDDDSNWGWLGLLGLAGLLGLAGRKKKEPTAYRDPDRTVGSTTYRE is encoded by the coding sequence ATGAAAATTGCTGCTCTTTCTAAAATAATTAGTGCTGGAGTTCTCGCCTTCAGCTTGACAGCACTACCTGTATCTGCGCAAACTACCACCACCCCAGACTCTGGAACAACAACGACTCAACCTACAGTTGTTGACGATGACGTAGACGATCGCGATGATGATAGTAACTGGGGTTGGCTTGGCTTACTCGGTCTAGCTGGGTTACTCGGACTAGCTGGAAGAAAGAAAAAAGAACCTACAGCATATCGCGACCCCGATCGAACTGTAGGTAGCACAACTTATAGAGAATAA
- a CDS encoding alkaline phosphatase family protein, with protein MGLRVPFSCSLASLKRFIPIVIVTFGLTFIFHSFAATPAVNKPHPKIVLISLDGATPPLLDRYFATGVLDKRKGLGFLQSQGLVAKQNQTITPSLTAPAHIAIGTGSTAARNDINANSFHLVASPFKQNISGFAAPIGGYSVGIDGPLDDHTQTAESLWIALRNNGKKVVAATFPGADGLDIKIPGLADSPIVQPASDRTVDYTVPFGAFGGVGARGFSFTAADFSDAASEIIQQLTTAGRSSFSRVKVTTLETIPASGSGSLTGGGGSYNLQVAAIDTSNDKAVNYDTLIIFDADRGIQPRASQPPATGSAYLKASDRTSSLFYFEGSTNKVGTSFYVTQLASDLSQVRLARYSANYIPCNQAVLADVDDANNNVGFWVPQPDFRIPERISSGFDDFPDLELEAIYQDQVRTFVDYQTRIALRAIAQNPDADLVLTYIEQPDGSGHQFLITDPRQATDFRDPNSIANNQDREKIERYQKYLRSAYRAANTAVQQIIEAVGTNKRGRPNSNIIVVSDHGFAPFHTAVSLNNYLSSLGFDNTKVRAITSGPAVNIYINLQGREPDGTVSKAEYVTLQQQLVNALAKFTDTNPNYTAGSKSVAIFDKIYARPIPNDPSDRNFGLDTSEFIGQDSGDVFAIMRLGYNFDGTQTPVVQRLGDPASETPLLSVPNFYGAHGYDPELPEMSAIFYAAGPDIGTGTIKRVRNIDIAPTILRILGVQPAPTVEGDPVNLGRA; from the coding sequence ATGGGGTTGAGAGTTCCGTTCAGTTGCAGTCTAGCTTCGCTCAAACGTTTTATCCCGATTGTTATTGTGACTTTCGGATTAACTTTTATATTTCACTCCTTTGCTGCAACTCCAGCTGTTAACAAACCTCATCCCAAGATCGTCCTGATTTCTTTAGATGGCGCAACACCACCGTTACTCGATCGCTACTTCGCAACTGGTGTATTGGACAAACGTAAGGGATTGGGATTTTTGCAAAGTCAAGGACTTGTTGCAAAACAAAATCAAACTATTACCCCATCTCTAACAGCACCAGCCCATATTGCGATCGGTACTGGTTCTACGGCTGCTCGTAACGATATTAATGCTAATAGCTTTCACCTCGTCGCCAGTCCTTTCAAACAAAATATCAGCGGTTTTGCGGCTCCAATTGGCGGCTACTCGGTGGGAATTGATGGACCTCTGGACGACCATACCCAAACTGCTGAATCTCTCTGGATTGCGCTGCGAAACAACGGTAAGAAAGTCGTTGCAGCTACCTTTCCCGGTGCAGATGGACTCGATATCAAAATTCCTGGTTTAGCAGACAGTCCGATCGTTCAACCAGCTAGCGATCGCACGGTAGATTATACCGTACCGTTTGGCGCATTTGGCGGCGTAGGAGCTAGGGGCTTTAGCTTTACAGCAGCAGATTTTAGCGACGCTGCTAGCGAGATTATTCAGCAACTCACAACCGCAGGCAGATCGTCTTTTAGCCGCGTCAAAGTAACGACTCTCGAAACCATCCCCGCAAGCGGTTCGGGTAGCTTGACGGGTGGCGGCGGTTCCTATAACCTGCAAGTAGCAGCGATCGATACGAGCAACGATAAAGCGGTTAACTACGATACTTTAATTATTTTTGATGCCGATCGCGGTATCCAACCTAGAGCATCTCAACCCCCTGCTACTGGTTCCGCCTACCTTAAAGCCAGCGATCGCACCTCCAGTTTATTTTACTTTGAAGGTAGTACAAATAAAGTCGGTACGAGTTTCTACGTGACTCAACTCGCCTCCGACCTTTCCCAGGTGCGGTTAGCGCGTTATTCTGCTAACTATATTCCTTGCAACCAAGCAGTTTTGGCGGATGTGGACGATGCAAATAACAATGTTGGGTTCTGGGTTCCTCAGCCCGACTTCCGCATCCCCGAAAGAATCAGTTCAGGCTTTGATGATTTTCCCGATTTAGAACTAGAAGCAATTTATCAAGATCAAGTCCGTACTTTTGTAGATTACCAAACGCGGATTGCTTTACGGGCGATCGCCCAAAATCCCGACGCAGATCTCGTACTGACATATATTGAACAACCCGATGGTTCGGGACACCAATTTCTAATTACCGATCCTCGCCAAGCGACTGATTTTCGCGATCCAAACTCAATTGCCAATAACCAAGACCGAGAAAAAATCGAGCGATATCAAAAGTATCTGCGATCGGCTTATCGAGCAGCAAATACAGCCGTGCAGCAAATTATTGAGGCGGTTGGGACAAATAAGCGCGGTAGACCGAATAGTAATATTATCGTAGTTTCCGACCACGGTTTTGCCCCGTTCCACACCGCAGTTAGCCTCAACAACTACCTCAGCAGCTTGGGATTTGATAATACAAAAGTACGAGCAATTACCTCGGGTCCAGCGGTGAACATTTACATCAATTTGCAGGGACGAGAACCGGATGGCACTGTGAGCAAAGCAGAATATGTCACGCTGCAACAACAGTTGGTTAATGCTTTAGCCAAATTTACCGATACTAATCCAAACTATACTGCGGGAAGCAAATCTGTAGCGATCTTCGATAAGATCTACGCTCGTCCCATACCCAACGATCCGAGCGATCGCAACTTTGGCTTAGATACAAGTGAGTTTATCGGTCAAGACAGCGGAGATGTTTTTGCAATTATGCGACTGGGGTACAATTTTGACGGCACTCAAACCCCAGTGGTACAACGTTTGGGCGATCCGGCTTCAGAGACTCCATTGCTATCAGTCCCCAACTTCTACGGCGCTCATGGCTACGATCCAGAATTACCAGAAATGAGCGCAATTTTTTATGCTGCTGGACCAGATATTGGTACTGGGACAATTAAGCGAGTGCGTAATATCGATATTGCTCCTACGATCCTGCGAATTTTGGGCGTGCAACCCGCGCCCACTGTGGAAGGCGATCCGGTCAATCTAGGTCGGGCGTAA
- the smpB gene encoding SsrA-binding protein SmpB, translating into MSDNDGYKVLSDNRKARFLYDILETYEAGLQLMGTEVKSIRAGKVNLQDGYALIRNGEAWLINVHISPYTNSSQYFNHDPRRTRKLLLHRQEIRKLIGKVEQQGLTLVPLKLYLKRGLVKISIGLAKGKKLHDKREDLKRRQDQREIQRAMKNY; encoded by the coding sequence ATGAGCGACAACGACGGTTATAAGGTATTGAGCGACAATCGCAAAGCCCGCTTTTTGTACGATATCCTCGAAACCTATGAGGCAGGACTGCAACTCATGGGTACAGAAGTCAAGTCAATCCGTGCAGGTAAAGTCAACCTGCAAGATGGCTATGCTCTTATTCGTAACGGAGAGGCATGGCTAATTAACGTTCATATCTCACCCTATACTAACAGCAGTCAATATTTTAATCACGACCCTCGCCGCACTCGTAAACTACTACTGCATCGGCAGGAAATTCGCAAGCTGATTGGTAAGGTAGAACAACAGGGTTTGACATTAGTGCCGCTAAAACTGTATCTCAAACGCGGCTTAGTCAAAATTAGTATTGGACTGGCTAAAGGGAAAAAACTCCATGACAAGCGGGAAGATTTAAAGCGCCGTCAAGACCAAAGAGAGATACAAAGGGCGATGAAAAACTACTAA